The genomic DNA ATATCAAGTTGCTCGTAAAGTGCTCGGCAGAAAGTTGGCGCAAGGAAGTGGCTGTGACTGTTATTCCTTCTACTTCGCTCCCAACAGTCAACGCCCTCCATCAGAGTTCTCCTAACCCTTCTCGTCGGTCGCCGGTGATTGGTTATCAGTTATCGAAGCGTGCTCAAACGACCCTGAAGGTTTACAATCTGGCAGGGCGTCTCGTGAAGACTCTGGTCAATGACGCTCAGAAGGCAGGATATTACAGGGTTGAGTGGCACGGTAATGACGAGCAGGGGCGCCAGATGCCAGGCGGGGTCTACTTTTACCGTCTCCAGGCGGGTAACTTCACAGCCGGAAGGAAGTTGATACTGCTCCGATAAACAAGGAAAAGCAGGCGCAAATAAGGAAAAAGGAAGGCTGCGGTCCTTCCTTTTCCCTTTCTGCCAGATTGCTGGGCAGCCAGGGAAGCTGCTTTGCTCGCCGCAGGACGTTTACGCTTGTTGCTCAATGTCGGAATCCCGACCGTTTTCCTCTTCCTTGAAAAGGGAGAGGAACAGAAGGAGAGGGATGCGCAAGGATCCAGGAATGCGAAGCGAGGAGCTGGTGCACACGTGATGCTGGAATTGGGCCACTGATAGGGCTTGACATTACAGAGGCATCTTTGTTATAGGTTAGTAAGGTGTTGCTTTTTGAAACAGATTGCAGGCAGATATAAGGTTATTGAA from candidate division TA06 bacterium includes the following:
- a CDS encoding T9SS type A sorting domain-containing protein, which gives rise to MRKIILPFVVLGLLLSQPQTSIAAWEVEQGSRGNELLLQVRNSQRQNLQEVVVEVDQSPGWIQFGTGEVVVGEVLVPEEMQDAIFLFDVAEEAPLGAKGNIKLLVKCSAESWRKEVAVTVIPSTSLPTVNALHQSSPNPSRRSPVIGYQLSKRAQTTLKVYNLAGRLVKTLVNDAQKAGYYRVEWHGNDEQGRQMPGGVYFYRLQAGNFTAGRKLILLR